Proteins co-encoded in one Pseudochaenichthys georgianus chromosome 22, fPseGeo1.2, whole genome shotgun sequence genomic window:
- the fam177a1 gene encoding protein FAM177A1 gives MADLSLYLTNVNVSLGQTMETDKGLKGETDLERVEMGDSAGRQGKVKVPRRTIFFASGETMEEYSTDEEEEVEEPVKRDVLPDTSKLTWGPYFWFHMWRMGTSTISVCDFMGERLASLFGITSPKYQYAIDEYYRIKKEEEEEEEENRLADTAEHRFADQRSGEQDDPHPATVEQPEASRASFVNISFELEPEAPLTTAETNRVPSPLPS, from the exons ATGGCAGATTTGTCTTTGTATTTAACGAATGTGAATGTTTCACTGGGGCAAACTATGGAAACTGATAAG GGTCTAAAAGGAGAGACAGACCTTGAGAGGGTGGAAATGGGGGACTCTGCGGGGAGGCAGGGCAAAGTGAAGGTTCCTCGCAGGACCATCTTCTTTGCCAGTGGAGAGACCATGGAGGAGTACAGCACcgatgaagaggaggaagtgGAGGAGCCTGTGAAGAGAGATGTCTTACCTGATACG TCCAAACTGACCTGGGGTCCATACTTCTGGTTCCACATGTGGAGAATGGGCACTTCTACTATCTCAG TGTGTGACTTCATGGGAGAGAGACTGGCTTCACTGTTCGGCATCACTTCTCCTAAATACCAGTACGCTATAGATGAATACTACCGCATAAAGAAAGAG gaggaggaggaagaggaggagaaccGTCTGGCTGACACTGCGGAGCATCGCTTTGCAGACCAGCGCAGTGGCGAGCAGGACGACCCCCACCCTGCCACCGTGGAGCAGCCGGAAGCTTCCAGAGCCTCCTTTGTAAACATTAGCTTCGAGCTGGAACCTGAAGCTCCTCTCACCACCGCAGAGACCAACAGAGTCCCCTCCCCCCTGCCCTCATGA